The following proteins are co-located in the Candidatus Nitrosotenuis cloacae genome:
- a CDS encoding pelota family protein, with the protein MITKTIDDSTISFLVEEPDDLLTLRRIIKSGDRIVADTTRVIKQEKDFARPDRGERVRIRIALDVEKAALDSVFDRLRVHGTITESSSEEVSKGVHHSLLVKIDDSLNISKKKWLPIEQKLIKSQDESFGFVLVAVDRGDCGIGKLKGTHLQLLQNLYSGSGGKQYKTNFNIEPFFENMLKAMQTVLRENDVIVIFGPGETKKQFNNYIQKAPLAKKHKIEIVEGIDSGGEDGIYTFIKSKSMRQILGEGKLAKVAAILEEIMIKAYHKSKKFTMGFDETKKANQYGAIESLVFSEKIIQTRNESEVIEFLNEVEAKGVKVYALDSSTDIGMQVSGLGGMVSLLRFPIESAG; encoded by the coding sequence CTGCTCACGCTAAGGAGGATAATAAAAAGCGGGGACAGAATAGTGGCAGACACGACCAGGGTCATAAAGCAGGAAAAAGACTTTGCCCGACCCGACAGGGGGGAGCGTGTAAGGATAAGAATCGCGCTGGATGTCGAAAAGGCAGCCCTTGATTCGGTCTTTGACAGGCTGCGAGTCCACGGCACCATAACGGAATCATCAAGCGAGGAGGTCTCAAAGGGCGTGCACCATTCTCTTTTGGTGAAAATCGACGACTCGCTGAACATATCAAAGAAAAAATGGCTGCCAATCGAGCAGAAGCTGATCAAGTCACAAGACGAAAGCTTTGGCTTTGTGCTAGTCGCAGTGGACAGGGGCGACTGCGGTATCGGCAAGCTAAAAGGAACGCACCTCCAGTTATTGCAGAACTTGTATTCCGGGTCCGGCGGAAAGCAGTACAAGACGAACTTTAACATCGAGCCATTCTTTGAGAACATGCTAAAGGCGATGCAGACCGTACTCAGGGAGAACGATGTAATAGTGATTTTCGGGCCGGGCGAGACGAAGAAACAGTTCAACAACTATATCCAAAAGGCGCCGCTTGCGAAAAAACACAAGATCGAGATAGTAGAGGGAATCGACTCCGGCGGCGAGGACGGAATCTACACCTTCATAAAGTCAAAGTCGATGCGCCAGATATTAGGCGAGGGCAAGCTTGCAAAGGTCGCAGCAATCCTAGAAGAGATAATGATAAAGGCATACCACAAGAGCAAAAAATTCACGATGGGCTTTGATGAGACAAAGAAGGCAAACCAGTACGGCGCAATAGAGTCGCTCGTATTCTCTGAGAAGATAATCCAGACGCGCAACGAATCAGAGGTAATAGAGTTCCTAAACGAGGTGGAGGCAAAGGGCGTCAAGGTGTACGCACTTGATTCCAGCACGGACATCGGCATGCAGGTATCAGGGCTTGGCGGAATGGTCTCCCTTCTCAGATTCCCAATAGAGTCAGCTGGTTGA
- the cutA gene encoding divalent-cation tolerance protein CutA, whose translation MVPAVIISTYPDKKSIAKIANKIVSSRLAACVNITKISSVYSWKGKIENTDEFLAIFKTTQKNKSKLKKIIQETHPYEVPEIAEIDVTNINKPYMAWLVQSTS comes from the coding sequence ATGGTTCCAGCAGTGATAATCTCGACATACCCTGACAAAAAATCGATAGCAAAAATTGCAAACAAGATAGTGTCATCAAGACTTGCGGCATGCGTGAACATTACAAAGATCTCATCGGTATACTCGTGGAAGGGCAAGATAGAAAACACCGACGAGTTCCTTGCCATCTTCAAGACCACCCAGAAAAACAAGTCAAAGCTGAAAAAGATCATTCAAGAGACGCACCCCTACGAGGTGCCCGAGATTGCCGAAATAGATGTAACTAATATCAACAAGCCGTACATGGCGTGGCTGGTACAGTCAACCAGCTGA